From the Calonectris borealis chromosome 4, bCalBor7.hap1.2, whole genome shotgun sequence genome, one window contains:
- the NOP56 gene encoding nucleolar protein 56, with protein sequence MVLLHVLFEHAAGYALFAVREVEEISLLLPQVEESVLTIGKFHNVVKLVAFAPFKSAQSALENINAVSEGILHEDLRLLLETSMPAKKKKALLGVADAKIGAAILEELGYQCQTGGVVAEILRGIRLHFHALVKGLTAQSASKAQLGLGHSYSRAKVKFNVNRVDNMIIQSISLLDQLDKDINTFSMRVREWYGYHFPELIKIVSENYTYCRLAKFIGNRKELSEESLEGLEEIVMDGAKAQAILEASRSSMGMDISPLDLINIESFSSRVISLSEYRKGLQEYLRSKMSQVAPSLSALIGEVVGARLISHAGSLTNLAKYPASTVQILGAEKALFRALKTRGNTPKYGLIFHSTFIGRAAAKNKGRISRYLANKCTIASRIDCFSEVPTSVFGDKLREQVEERLAFYETGEPPRKNLEVMKEAVVEASEVVAEVKRKQEKKEKKKKKREKRRLEALAAAAEEVENSVLETEENDMEPKKKKKKKKQQQELEAQSEPEENGLEEEALPKKKRKLAAEADQEEKKKKKKKKKKAEDSEED encoded by the exons aTG GTGCTGCTGCACGTGCTGTTCGAGCACGCCGCCGGGTACGCGCTCTTCGCCGTGCGGGAGGTGGAGGAGATCAGCCTGCTGCTGCCGCAG GTGGAGGAGAGCGTCCTCACCATCGGCAAGTTCCACAACGTGGTGaagctcgtggccttcgcccccTTCAAGTCGGCCCAGAGCGCCCTGGAGAACATCAACGCCGTCTCCGAgg GGATCCTCCATGAGGACCTGCGGCTCCTGCTGGAGACTTCCATGCCGGCCAAGAAGAAGAAGGCGCTGCTGGGAGTCGCCGATGCCAAGATCGGGGCCGCCATCCTGGAGGAGCTGGGCTACCAGTGCCAGACCGGGGGGGTCGTGGCCGAGATCCTGCGGG GGATCCGCCTGCACTTCCACGCGCTGGTGAAGGGCCTCACCGCCCAGTCGGCCTCCAAGGCCCAGCTGGGCCTCGGCCACAGCTACTCCCGGGCCAAGGTGAAGTTCAACGTCAACCGCGTGGACAACATGATCATCCAGTCCATCAGCCTCCTGGACCAGCTGGACAAGGACATCAACACCTTCTCCATGCGCGTGCG GGAGTGGTACGGGTACCACTTCCCCGAGCTGATCAAGATCGTCTCCGAGAACTACACCTACTGCCGGCTGGCCAAGTTCATCGGGAACCGCAAGGAGCTGAGCGAGGAGAGcctggaggggctggaggagatCGTCATGGACGGCGCCAAGGCACAGGCCATCCTGGAGGCCTCCCGCTCCTCCATGG GGATGGATATCTCTCCCCTCGACCTCATCAACATCGAGAGCTTCTCCAGCCGCGTCATCTCGCTCTCCGAGTACCGCAAGGGCCTGCAGGAATACCTCCGCTCCAAGATGAGCCAGGTGGCTCCCAGCCTCTCGGCCCTCATCGGGGAGGTG GTGGGTGCCCGCCTCATCTCCCACGCCGGCAGCCTGACGAACCTGGCCAAGTACCCGGCCTCGACGGTGCAGATCCTGGGGGCTGAGAAAGCCCTTTTCAG GGCCCTGAAGACGCGAGGGAACACCCCCAAGTACGGCCTCATCTTCCACTCCACCTTCATCGGGCGAGCGGCCGCCAAGAACAAGGGGCGCATCTCCCGCTACCTGGCCAACAAGTGCACCATCGCCTCCCGCATCGACTGCTTCTCAg AAGTCCCCACCAGCGTCTTCGGGGACAAGCTGCGGGAGCAGGTGGAGGAGCGCTTGGCCTTCTACGAGACGGGGGAGCCGCCCCGCAAGAACCTGGAGGTGATGAAGGAGGCCGTGGTGGAG GCGAGTGAGGTGGTGGCCGAGGTCAAGAGGAagcaggagaagaaggagaagaagaagaagaagagggagaagcGGCGGCTGGAGGCCCTGGCTGCGGCCGCAGAGGAGGTGGAGAACTCAGTGCTGGAGACGGag GAGAACGACATGGAgcccaagaagaagaagaagaagaagaagcagcaacaGGAGCTGGAGGCTCAGTCGGAGCCAGAGGAGAACGGGCTGGAGGAAGAGGCCTTGcccaagaagaaaaggaaactagCGGCGGAGGCTgaccaggaggagaagaagaagaaaaagaagaagaagaagaaggccGAGGACTCGGAGGAGGACtag